One part of the Kryptolebias marmoratus isolate JLee-2015 linkage group LG2, ASM164957v2, whole genome shotgun sequence genome encodes these proteins:
- the pxylp1 gene encoding 2-phosphoxylose phosphatase 1 isoform X2 — MIRHGDRYPLYSIPKTKRPAIDCTLSISRQPSHPLLNSFINHMGKGGQGHWKPPLGSVSRLPSHSACEIGELTQTGVVQHLYNGQLLHHAYKQHSLLPTDWSPRQVWVETTGRSRTLQSGLAFLYGFLPNFDWSKLNVHHQWSTLFCGSACDCPARNRYLEDEQRRQYQFRLANDNLDRTYTDMARTLGLPTRELRAANPIDSLLCHLCHGLSFPCVPSGNGGTGGCLTMAQFAVIQQQQLDDEVDRTRVGLYHKYATLAMYPYLNRTAAKMERVAKASRAGRKSRVGGEEVFTLSSAHDVTMAPLLSALGLEDARFPRFAARIVFELWKSPSVIQGQTKKRAREGDKSNVTDGDLFLRVLYNGEDVTFHTTFCHSHDHYMNQPLCPLENFLTFVRRDMFSIVNATSYKEACYRQSG; from the exons ATGATTCGACACGGTGACCGCTATCCTCTCTACTCAATCCCCAAGACCAAGCGACCAGCCATTGACTGCACACTTTCAATCAGCAG ACAACCTTCCCACCCGCTGCTGAACTCCTTCATTAATCACATGGGCAAAGGAGGTCAAGGCCACTGGAAACCACCATTGGGCTCTGTTTCTCGTCTCCCCAGTCATAGTGCCTGTGAGATTGGAGAGCTCACACAGACAG GTGTGGTGCAGCACCTTTACAATGGGCAGCTCCTCCACCATGCCTACAAACAACACAGTCTCCTCCCCACTGATTGGTCACCTCGACAGGTTTGGGTGGAGACTACCGGGAGAAGCCGTACTCTCCAGAGTGGTTTGGCTTTTCTCTACGGTTTCCTTCCCAACTTTGACTGGTCAAAGTTGAATGTTCATCATCAGTGGAGCACTTTGTTCTGTGGATCAGCATGCGACTGCCCTGCCAGGAACAGATACCTGGAGGATGAGCAGAGGCGGCAGTATCAGTTCAGATTGGCTAATGACAACCTAGACAGGACTTACACTGACATGGCGCGTACTTTGGGTCTTCCAACTCGCGAGCTCAGAGCTGCAAACCCTATAGACTCACTATTGTGCCATCTCTGCCATGGCCTTTCTTTCCCATGCGTTCCTTCTGGAAATGGTGGCACCGGTGGATGCCTAACTATGGCACAGTTTGCTGttattcagcagcagcagctagatgATGAGGTGGATCGAACAAGAGTGGGTCTGTATCATAAATATGCCACCCTTGCCATGTACCCCTACCTTAATCGAACTGCTGCCAAGATGGAACGGGTTGCTAAGGCCAGCAGAGCAGGCCGTAAGTCTCGTGTAGGGGGTGAAGAGGTCTTCACCCTCTCTTCAGCTCACGATGTCACTATGGCCCCTTTGCTTAGTGCCCTTGGACTGGAAGATGCCAGGTTTCCACGGTTTGCAGCAAGAATAGTTTTTGAATTGTGGAAAAGTCCCAGTGTCATTCAAGgccaaacaaaaaagagagCACGAGAAGGTGATAAGTCAAATGTGACAGATGGGGATTTGTTCCTCAGGGTGCTATATAATGGAGAGGACGTGACTTTTCATACCACCTTCTGTCACTCCCATGACCATTATATGAACCAACCACTCTGCCCACTGGAAAACTTTCTGACGTTTGTCAGAAGAGACATGTTCAGTATTGTCAATGCTACTTCCTACAAAGAGGCTTGCTACAGGCAATCAGGTTGA
- the pxylp1 gene encoding 2-phosphoxylose phosphatase 1 isoform X1, with protein sequence MLGHNRFLLLVVGGGAVLAIISLSLQFLNLIPSSTLREQQLFQVADEGVWVALGKSRKRAFQVPHTQKPNPIFEAYSYCNIPNHTEQAWEGHSPVDYKLLSVQVMIRHGDRYPLYSIPKTKRPAIDCTLSISRQPSHPLLNSFINHMGKGGQGHWKPPLGSVSRLPSHSACEIGELTQTGVVQHLYNGQLLHHAYKQHSLLPTDWSPRQVWVETTGRSRTLQSGLAFLYGFLPNFDWSKLNVHHQWSTLFCGSACDCPARNRYLEDEQRRQYQFRLANDNLDRTYTDMARTLGLPTRELRAANPIDSLLCHLCHGLSFPCVPSGNGGTGGCLTMAQFAVIQQQQLDDEVDRTRVGLYHKYATLAMYPYLNRTAAKMERVAKASRAGRKSRVGGEEVFTLSSAHDVTMAPLLSALGLEDARFPRFAARIVFELWKSPSVIQGQTKKRAREGDKSNVTDGDLFLRVLYNGEDVTFHTTFCHSHDHYMNQPLCPLENFLTFVRRDMFSIVNATSYKEACYRQSG encoded by the exons ATGTTGGGTCATAACCGTTTCCTCCTTCTGGTGGTGGGGGGCGGGGCTGTGTTGGCCATCATCAGTCTAAGTCTTCAGTTCT TGAACCTGATTCCCAGCTCTACTTTAAGGGAACAGCAACTTTTCCAGGTTGCAGATGAAGGTGTTTGGGTGGCTCTGGGGAAAAGCAGAAAGCGAGCGTTTCAAGTACCTCACACTCAGAAGCCGAATCCCATATTTGAAGCTTACAGCTACTGCAACATTCCCAACCACACTGAACAGGCCTGGGAAG GTCATAGTCCCGTTGACTACAAGCTGCTGTCCGTTCAGGTGATGATTCGACACGGTGACCGCTATCCTCTCTACTCAATCCCCAAGACCAAGCGACCAGCCATTGACTGCACACTTTCAATCAGCAG ACAACCTTCCCACCCGCTGCTGAACTCCTTCATTAATCACATGGGCAAAGGAGGTCAAGGCCACTGGAAACCACCATTGGGCTCTGTTTCTCGTCTCCCCAGTCATAGTGCCTGTGAGATTGGAGAGCTCACACAGACAG GTGTGGTGCAGCACCTTTACAATGGGCAGCTCCTCCACCATGCCTACAAACAACACAGTCTCCTCCCCACTGATTGGTCACCTCGACAGGTTTGGGTGGAGACTACCGGGAGAAGCCGTACTCTCCAGAGTGGTTTGGCTTTTCTCTACGGTTTCCTTCCCAACTTTGACTGGTCAAAGTTGAATGTTCATCATCAGTGGAGCACTTTGTTCTGTGGATCAGCATGCGACTGCCCTGCCAGGAACAGATACCTGGAGGATGAGCAGAGGCGGCAGTATCAGTTCAGATTGGCTAATGACAACCTAGACAGGACTTACACTGACATGGCGCGTACTTTGGGTCTTCCAACTCGCGAGCTCAGAGCTGCAAACCCTATAGACTCACTATTGTGCCATCTCTGCCATGGCCTTTCTTTCCCATGCGTTCCTTCTGGAAATGGTGGCACCGGTGGATGCCTAACTATGGCACAGTTTGCTGttattcagcagcagcagctagatgATGAGGTGGATCGAACAAGAGTGGGTCTGTATCATAAATATGCCACCCTTGCCATGTACCCCTACCTTAATCGAACTGCTGCCAAGATGGAACGGGTTGCTAAGGCCAGCAGAGCAGGCCGTAAGTCTCGTGTAGGGGGTGAAGAGGTCTTCACCCTCTCTTCAGCTCACGATGTCACTATGGCCCCTTTGCTTAGTGCCCTTGGACTGGAAGATGCCAGGTTTCCACGGTTTGCAGCAAGAATAGTTTTTGAATTGTGGAAAAGTCCCAGTGTCATTCAAGgccaaacaaaaaagagagCACGAGAAGGTGATAAGTCAAATGTGACAGATGGGGATTTGTTCCTCAGGGTGCTATATAATGGAGAGGACGTGACTTTTCATACCACCTTCTGTCACTCCCATGACCATTATATGAACCAACCACTCTGCCCACTGGAAAACTTTCTGACGTTTGTCAGAAGAGACATGTTCAGTATTGTCAATGCTACTTCCTACAAAGAGGCTTGCTACAGGCAATCAGGTTGA